The Synergistes jonesii genomic sequence CAGGGCGCCGCACATATATGGGCGGCGCTTTCTCTATATTAATTAGGCAAAAAGGCAAGTATATCTGGAATCTAACGCGGATTTTATCAATCCTCTAATTCTCCTGAAGCGCACGGTCGACGGCGGCTCTCGCATGGGCTATCGTCGTGTCTATAAGCGGAACAGGACAGTCTTCCTCATTGACGAGCATTCCGAACTCGGTGCAGCCGAGGATGATTGTTTCCGCGCCGCGCTTGACCAAATCTTCAATAGCGGCTTTGAATTTAGCGCGCGTCTTTGGTAAAAAAATTCCCTTCGCAAGCTCTTTGTAAAGTGCGTTGTGAACATTGTCTCTGTGTTCTCCTTCAGGGAGCAGTACGTTTAGCCCGTAGCGTTCCCTCAACCTGCCTGTAAAGTACGTTCCCTTAATTGTGTAACCGCTGCCGAGAAGACCGACGGTTTTATAGCCCTTAGATAGCGCCGTCTGTGCCGCGGGGTCTACGATGTGTATGTATGGGAGGTCTGTTTTTGCGTCAATGTACGGCATCGCCGTGTGGACGGTGTTGCAGGCTATGATGAAAAAATCAGCGCCTGCCGCTTTAAGTTTGTTCGCTTCTACAGAAAGTAATTCTCCCACTCTTTCCCAGTTTCCGAGGACCTGATTGCGCTCGACCTCCTCGAAATCCGTCTGAGCCAGTACGAGCTTTGCACAGTGGAGGCCGTTGCCTCCGAGGCGCCTTGCCACCTCTTCGTTGATCGTTCGGTAGTAAACGATAGTGCTGGGCCATGCGACCCCTCCAATGATTCCGATATTTTTCATTTAACATTCCCCCTACTTTTATATTTTTCTGAAAACTATTTCCTGTTTGATATCCGCATGATTTATTATACGCGCGTCTTACGTAGTGTGGCTTAAGAAGCGCTATCTGACTTCTGCGGCGAGACATTTTCTCAAGTGCGTCGAGTCGGAATGAGGCCGCCCGATTAACGCGCCTGCACTGTTTACCTGTTCACCGGTGTTGCAAACATGGTAGAGGTCAATAAAATGCTCACAGCTTTCTGTACGACGAATACAACGGTAGGTTTACAGTAAGGGCGCTGTTCGGCGTGGGCGTTTATGTACCATGGACAAGTGAATCGAGTTCTTGCTGTTATTTACCTTATGATAGAACAGGAATGTGCGATAGAACTCAGTTATTAACAGCTTTATGTACACGCGGCAAGTCTGATTGCGGAGCCGCCGCGCTACCTGCCAGGCAGCGCGGTTTATACGATTTCGTTTTGTAGGAGCCTAATGCAGGTGTCTATTCTTATCGCGAGGGAGAGCTCTTCCATCTGAGGCTGGATTTTGAAGTCGAGCCCAGTGAGCGTGGCGATCTTTTCCAGTCGGTACCTTATGGTGTTTTCGTGCTGCGCGGCATCAAGCGCCGCTTTGTGCATGTCGCATCCAGACGCGATATAAAGCCTAAGCGTATCAAGCAGGTTCGTCCTGTTCTCCGCGTCGTACTCGCTCACCGGTTCGAGCACGCGTTGCCGAAATTCCTGCATTTCTAAACTTTCGGCGAAAGGAAAGATGATCTCGTAAGCGCCGAGGCGTTCATAGTGCAGAAGGGGCAGGGCGAGGCTCCGCCCAAGCAGCGCGGCGTACAGGCCTTCACGGATACCAGCGGAAAATTCTGTAAGGCTGAAATGAGTACGGCTTATCCCAGCTGATAAATTTTCGACGTCGGGAAATATCTCCCGCATCGCTTGGGCGGCGAATGCGTCGCCGAATGAATTTGAGGTATCGTTGCTCGAATAGAAAAGGAAGGCTCCGTTTTTGTACAGGCACATCGTGCTCGCAAGCGTGTTCAGAGGGCTTCGCTCGTATCTTCTGAAACATTCTTCGAACTCGCTTTCACCGAAGTATTCACCGCTCTTGAAATACACAGCCGCGAATCTGTCTTCAAACGAAGGATTGATAAGCCTTGCGTGCGCCCGTGCGTCGCCCGCGGATAGGTTGCCCGAGAGCAGTACGTTTATCTCGTCCTGTTGGAAACCGATATTCCGCATGCGTTCGGCGTGGCGGTTTACGTCGTAGATTATTTTTTCGAAATACAGCTCCATGGAGTTGATGAGAATGATTGGAAAATTTCGGGAGTCGGCAAAGCGTATGGCCGATTCCGGTATCGACAGGCGGAAGACGTTTCTGAACGCGAGAGCGGCGGCGCCCTGTTTCAGGAGGTGTTTGACGCCTTCGCCTATCATGTAGGGGTCGTCTTTCGCGCAGAGGAAGGTCGTGAGGACGAGCTGGTCGCGGAAGGAACTGGTGTAGAAGTATCTGCCTTTGAGAGACTTGTCCAGCTCGTAGTCGAGGATGCCGACGTCTTTGATGACGCGGGAAACTCCACCAGCTCCTGCTATGAGCTTCACCTTAGCTTCATAAGTGTTCAGAAAATCTGAGACGGTATAGTTCATCACGTTTTTCCTCGCATTGTTATATTTTTTTATAAAGATAATGCATTCTTCGCCGTAAGTCGCTTAATTAGACGTGTATCATTAAATCCTGGACAATAGAGCATTAATCCGATTTCCGATGTCCAATGAACATCCTTATTTTATCATCAGTTTAAGAAAATGTTTCATTATATAGTTATTTCTTATAAAAAAATAAAAATAATATTGTTATATTTTTTATATAATGCCCTTTGTCTTGATGCTTTGAAAATAATAAACTTTAAAGCACAGAGTCAAACGTAGTACAGGTACATAAAAATATACAGGAGGGCAAAATATGAAATATACGCGTATGCCTATCGAAAAGGAATCGCCGGAGCAGTTCGGCTATGATAAGATCAAGAACAACCTCACCGAGACATCGGTCCGCGACCGCAACATCAAAGACCTGGGACTCGTGATAGACGATCTTCTTCTCCCTTACGGAGATCACTTCGGCTATAAGCCGCTGCGTGAACTGATCGCCAAGCAATCTGGAATCGAGGATCCCGACTGCGTCATCGTTACGGCAGGCGCTGCGTCGGCGCTCTTCCTGGTCGCCTCTTCGCTGCTTGAGCCCGGCAGCCACATGATCGTGGCACGTCCGAATTACGGCACCAACATCGCCACTCCGGAGGCGATCGGCGCCGATATCAGCTACCTTGACCAGAAGTTCGAAGATGGTTTTCGTGTGGACATCGAAAGACTTGAGTCGCTGATACGCGCCGACACGAAGTACATATCGCTGACGAATCCGCATAACCCGACCGGCACGCTCATGAGCCTTGCGGAGGTCAAAAAGGTCATCGCCATCGCCGAGAGGCATAACGTCTGGCTTC encodes the following:
- a CDS encoding PucR family transcriptional regulator → MNYTVSDFLNTYEAKVKLIAGAGGVSRVIKDVGILDYELDKSLKGRYFYTSSFRDQLVLTTFLCAKDDPYMIGEGVKHLLKQGAAALAFRNVFRLSIPESAIRFADSRNFPIILINSMELYFEKIIYDVNRHAERMRNIGFQQDEINVLLSGNLSAGDARAHARLINPSFEDRFAAVYFKSGEYFGESEFEECFRRYERSPLNTLASTMCLYKNGAFLFYSSNDTSNSFGDAFAAQAMREIFPDVENLSAGISRTHFSLTEFSAGIREGLYAALLGRSLALPLLHYERLGAYEIIFPFAESLEMQEFRQRVLEPVSEYDAENRTNLLDTLRLYIASGCDMHKAALDAAQHENTIRYRLEKIATLTGLDFKIQPQMEELSLAIRIDTCIRLLQNEIV
- a CDS encoding aspartate/glutamate racemase family protein, which encodes MKNIGIIGGVAWPSTIVYYRTINEEVARRLGGNGLHCAKLVLAQTDFEEVERNQVLGNWERVGELLSVEANKLKAAGADFFIIACNTVHTAMPYIDAKTDLPYIHIVDPAAQTALSKGYKTVGLLGSGYTIKGTYFTGRLRERYGLNVLLPEGEHRDNVHNALYKELAKGIFLPKTRAKFKAAIEDLVKRGAETIILGCTEFGMLVNEEDCPVPLIDTTIAHARAAVDRALQEN